A region from the Colwellia sp. PAMC 21821 genome encodes:
- a CDS encoding LacI family DNA-binding transcriptional regulator: protein MTKTKKVTSYDVAREAGVSQSAVSRVFRPGLSVSAKTREKVTAVANKMGYRPNAIARMLITKQSGMVAVIVSSRANVNYPEVLSQVSKQLAARNKRVLLFTLDDAEGVDELFEQIWTFQVDGVIALAAHFESQRLAQFEQHKIPVVLYNRNVPDASTNTVCCNHEQGIKQLLAELKLNNPKSYLVLSGPEDSDVANERREIALDLLRKSGEENVPVLYGDYSYQSGRDCIAQWLKKNPAPDAVICSNDTMAIGVIDEIRENHNIHIPNDMSVVGFDGIASSFWQSYQITTVKQPLEQLVKAAVDMLIEHIENPDSPPEARVLTGTLIKGNSVKRP from the coding sequence TTGACTAAAACTAAAAAAGTTACTTCTTATGATGTCGCTCGCGAAGCGGGCGTATCACAATCAGCTGTTTCTCGCGTATTTAGACCGGGCTTAAGTGTCTCGGCAAAAACTCGCGAGAAGGTAACGGCCGTAGCCAATAAAATGGGTTATCGACCTAATGCAATCGCGAGAATGCTGATTACTAAACAGTCTGGAATGGTGGCTGTTATCGTTTCGTCACGTGCGAACGTTAACTACCCTGAAGTACTTTCGCAAGTCAGCAAACAACTTGCGGCTCGTAATAAACGAGTTTTATTATTTACCTTAGATGACGCTGAGGGTGTAGATGAGTTATTTGAACAAATCTGGACCTTCCAAGTTGATGGCGTTATCGCACTTGCTGCTCATTTTGAAAGCCAACGTTTGGCACAATTTGAGCAACATAAAATACCCGTAGTGCTCTATAACCGTAATGTTCCTGATGCCTCAACCAATACCGTTTGTTGTAATCATGAGCAAGGCATTAAACAACTGCTTGCCGAATTAAAATTAAACAATCCTAAATCCTATTTAGTCCTTTCAGGCCCTGAAGATTCAGATGTTGCCAACGAACGTCGCGAAATTGCCCTTGATTTACTGCGAAAATCAGGTGAAGAAAATGTTCCTGTGCTTTATGGCGACTATTCGTATCAATCAGGCAGAGACTGTATTGCCCAATGGTTGAAGAAAAACCCTGCGCCAGATGCTGTAATTTGCAGTAATGATACGATGGCTATTGGCGTAATTGACGAAATAAGAGAAAATCACAACATTCATATTCCAAACGATATGTCTGTTGTAGGATTTGATGGAATAGCTTCATCATTTTGGCAAAGTTACCAAATTACAACGGTTAAGCAACCGCTAGAACAACTGGTAAAAGCAGCTGTAGACATGTTAATAGAACACATTGAAAACCCTGATTCGCCACCTGAAGCTCGTGTATTAACGGGCACCTTAATCAAAGGAAATTCAGTAAAGCGACCTTAA
- a CDS encoding aldolase/citrate lyase family protein — protein sequence MNFKQALATKSPLLGTYIKTPHFHNAEVLAHTNLDVLCLDAEHAPFDRADLDTCVLAAKSKQKPVIIRIPDSENATILNALDLGADGIVIPHVLNAEHAKRIVKKCFYGPDGRGYAGSTRFAGYTTHKLPDNLAANKNGTCVIAQIEDLEAVDDIEAICQVEGIDCIFIGRMDLTVALQQTDPSHPDVITAVEKVVAAAKKYNKNCGMFVGNLAELPHWIKSGVSLFLLGSDHSFLLNGANQLQQSFESSIAKSAE from the coding sequence ATGAATTTTAAACAGGCATTAGCGACAAAGTCCCCCTTACTCGGCACATATATCAAAACCCCACATTTTCATAACGCCGAAGTATTAGCCCATACAAATTTAGACGTTTTATGTTTAGATGCTGAACATGCACCATTCGACAGAGCAGATTTAGACACTTGTGTATTAGCCGCTAAATCAAAACAAAAGCCGGTAATTATTCGCATACCCGACAGTGAAAATGCCACTATTTTAAATGCCTTAGATCTAGGCGCTGACGGTATCGTAATTCCGCATGTATTAAATGCCGAACATGCTAAACGCATAGTGAAAAAGTGCTTTTATGGGCCTGACGGTAGAGGGTATGCAGGTTCAACACGCTTTGCTGGTTACACTACTCATAAATTGCCCGACAACTTAGCCGCCAATAAAAATGGAACTTGCGTAATTGCGCAAATTGAAGACTTAGAGGCCGTAGACGACATTGAGGCTATTTGCCAAGTCGAAGGCATTGATTGCATTTTTATTGGCAGAATGGATTTAACGGTAGCGTTACAACAAACAGATCCTAGCCACCCTGATGTAATAACAGCCGTTGAAAAAGTTGTTGCAGCTGCTAAGAAGTACAACAAAAACTGCGGTATGTTTGTCGGTAATTTGGCTGAGCTTCCTCATTGGATAAAATCAGGTGTGAGTTTGTTTTTATTAGGCTCTGATCATAGTTTTTTACTTAATGGCGCTAATCAATTGCAGCAGAGCTTTGAAAGCTCAATAGCAAAGTCAGCAGAATAA
- a CDS encoding alpha/beta hydrolase: protein MSSLPILILPGTLCTGAMFSHQIAQLNQYCHQISVVQFTDEATLPAMAATVIKATGDQPCAIIGFSMGGIVAAQVAKTHPHLIAKLALINSNCHADLPERKAGRVEHIKQANAGQLRLLIENTFMPNYLYQQKAEYQKIILDMALSLGEKCFSAQAMAIEDRPDTLNVLQSLKANILIISGLQDKICPVEHQLLMHKALPNSELLLLEQCAHFSPLEQAEKVSQALIQWYSLPLTQQQKTS, encoded by the coding sequence ATGTCCTCTTTGCCCATTTTAATTTTACCCGGCACCTTATGCACAGGTGCTATGTTTAGTCATCAAATAGCACAACTCAATCAATATTGTCATCAGATATCAGTTGTACAATTTACTGATGAAGCTACCTTGCCAGCAATGGCAGCGACCGTAATAAAGGCAACAGGTGATCAGCCATGCGCTATTATTGGTTTTTCAATGGGTGGCATTGTTGCTGCTCAAGTAGCTAAAACCCACCCTCACCTTATTGCTAAGCTCGCGTTAATTAATTCTAATTGCCATGCTGATCTTCCTGAAAGAAAAGCTGGCAGAGTTGAACATATTAAACAAGCCAATGCTGGGCAGCTTAGGCTATTGATCGAAAATACATTTATGCCTAACTACCTTTACCAACAAAAAGCAGAATACCAAAAAATTATTCTAGATATGGCTTTATCACTTGGTGAAAAATGCTTTTCTGCACAAGCAATGGCAATAGAAGATCGCCCAGACACGCTTAATGTTCTACAAAGCCTTAAGGCGAACATACTTATTATAAGTGGTCTACAAGATAAAATATGCCCGGTTGAACATCAATTGCTAATGCATAAAGCACTACCCAACAGCGAATTGTTATTACTAGAGCAATGCGCTCATTTCTCGCCTTTAGAGCAAGCAGAGAAAGTATCGCAAGCATTAATCCAATGGTATTCATTGCCGTTAACTCAACAACAAAAAACCAGTTAA
- a CDS encoding ester cyclase, translating to MSQDLRNASKSVIKPLSLALYDYDEEAVKSAIKTVFSPKAKIQLCYPFETLAGPNSLYEDAYKPLKHAIPDLERRETIVMAGSAEDGSTWVGCCGYYTGSFEKSWLDIPATGHQVVMRFHEFYRIENGVVIEMQALWDIPEVMMQAKAWPMAPSLGREWHVPAPATQDGLKIENDDLKANLSCKLVGDMCNSLGNYALGGVEAMQLEKYWHPRCSWYGPSGIGTGRGIKGFRNWHQIPFLNGMPNRVGDVGKGYLFADGEYVGFTAWPGMQMKVSGDGWLGIAPSNQKITMRSLDFWRCEKGLIRENWVLVDLLHVYHQLGVDVLGRMKEFNKARC from the coding sequence GTGTCTCAGGATTTACGTAACGCAAGTAAAAGTGTAATAAAGCCTTTAAGTCTAGCTTTATATGATTACGATGAAGAGGCGGTTAAGTCGGCGATTAAAACGGTTTTTTCACCTAAAGCTAAGATACAACTTTGTTATCCTTTTGAAACTTTAGCTGGACCAAACAGTTTATATGAAGATGCTTATAAACCGCTAAAGCACGCCATTCCCGATCTTGAGCGCCGCGAAACTATTGTTATGGCAGGATCTGCTGAAGATGGCAGTACTTGGGTAGGTTGTTGTGGATATTATACGGGCAGCTTTGAAAAAAGTTGGTTAGATATTCCGGCAACAGGACATCAAGTGGTGATGCGTTTTCATGAATTTTATCGAATAGAAAACGGTGTTGTCATTGAAATGCAGGCGCTGTGGGATATACCTGAAGTTATGATGCAAGCCAAAGCATGGCCAATGGCACCGAGCTTGGGAAGAGAGTGGCATGTACCCGCACCCGCAACACAAGATGGTTTAAAGATAGAAAATGACGATCTAAAGGCTAATCTGAGCTGCAAGCTTGTTGGTGATATGTGTAATTCATTAGGTAATTATGCGCTTGGTGGTGTTGAAGCAATGCAACTAGAAAAATATTGGCATCCAAGATGTAGTTGGTATGGTCCTTCAGGTATCGGCACAGGTCGTGGTATTAAAGGTTTTAGAAATTGGCATCAAATACCGTTTTTAAATGGTATGCCTAATCGTGTTGGCGATGTTGGAAAAGGCTATTTATTTGCCGATGGCGAATATGTTGGATTTACCGCCTGGCCCGGTATGCAAATGAAAGTAAGTGGCGATGGCTGGCTTGGTATTGCGCCATCAAATCAAAAAATTACAATGCGTAGCTTAGATTTCTGGCGCTGTGAGAAAGGGCTAATACGAGAAAATTGGGTATTGGTTGATTTACTACACGTTTATCATCAGCTTGGCGTTGATGTATTAGGTAGAATGAAAGAGTTTAATAAAGCTCGTTGCTAA
- a CDS encoding nuclear transport factor 2 family protein, which translates to MTNEQKNKNLILEYYQALEQASAETVGDVLTQYMSSDCQWYGVHPFNEQKGPQAINEVFWQPFMHAFKNIQRRQDVFMAGVSGNDGANWVTSMGHFMVQFDNDWLGIPRSGRVAMVRYADFNCIENGKIVRAGFFCDIISVMHQVGINPLPQATGHSFIYPGPRTHDGIQLDDKAPAEAEKTMAVLNQMIDDLSQLNQTGNDTYPPEILEKTWAKDMVWYGPAGIGATYTIPKFQEQHSYPFRQGLKDKVFNGHICRYAEGNYACFFGWPNLSSTPIGGFLGLPGGDIRADMRVVDVYRREGDKLMENWVLIDIPYWLKQQGLDILERSRKINNPS; encoded by the coding sequence ATGACAAACGAACAAAAAAATAAAAACTTGATACTGGAGTACTACCAAGCATTAGAGCAGGCTTCAGCGGAAACGGTTGGCGATGTTTTGACTCAATATATGAGTAGTGATTGTCAATGGTATGGCGTACATCCATTTAACGAACAAAAAGGGCCACAGGCGATTAATGAAGTGTTTTGGCAACCTTTTATGCATGCCTTTAAAAATATTCAGCGCAGACAAGATGTGTTTATGGCCGGTGTTAGTGGTAACGATGGTGCTAATTGGGTTACCAGTATGGGGCACTTTATGGTGCAGTTTGATAATGACTGGTTAGGCATACCACGCTCTGGGCGAGTTGCTATGGTGCGCTACGCTGACTTTAACTGTATAGAAAACGGAAAAATTGTTCGTGCTGGTTTTTTCTGTGACATTATTAGTGTTATGCATCAAGTGGGTATTAATCCTTTACCACAAGCAACAGGCCATTCATTTATTTATCCTGGCCCTCGAACTCATGATGGCATTCAATTAGACGATAAAGCCCCAGCAGAAGCTGAGAAAACTATGGCTGTACTCAATCAAATGATTGATGATTTGTCTCAACTTAATCAAACAGGCAACGATACTTATCCGCCTGAAATTTTAGAAAAAACATGGGCTAAGGATATGGTGTGGTATGGTCCTGCGGGTATTGGGGCAACTTATACTATCCCTAAATTTCAAGAGCAGCATTCGTACCCATTTAGGCAAGGGCTAAAAGATAAAGTGTTTAATGGTCATATTTGTCGTTATGCAGAAGGCAATTACGCCTGTTTCTTTGGTTGGCCAAATTTAAGTAGTACACCTATTGGTGGCTTTTTAGGTTTACCCGGGGGAGATATTAGAGCTGACATGCGAGTGGTTGATGTTTATCGTCGAGAGGGTGATAAATTGATGGAAAACTGGGTGTTAATCGATATTCCTTATTGGTTAAAGCAGCAAGGTTTAGATATTTTAGAGCGTAGTCGCAAAATTAATAACCCGAGTTAA
- a CDS encoding GGDEF domain-containing response regulator, with product MTQSTLRIFHIEDDDGDARQVKRDCTKEFDTEHFTLTRVDAIDAALIALKASYYDVILLDLNLGDGRGLENLRIIKELIPDTPIVVLSGHDDTKTALDAIRGGAQEYIIKSTNNSRHLGLAILSSIERKAYERHLYQLANQDELTGLNNRRAFNNYLRPWLIRAARWQRTETVMFMDVNGFKQVNDTLGHDVGDLLLQHIAATLRAGLRASDMLARFAGDEFVVHLDAPSHESVEISASIAEKISALFEETVLIAGHEIKTSVSIGIAFYPEHGQDTVSLIKSADKAMYQAKKAKLPYVFYQPTEELKLVQ from the coding sequence ATGACTCAATCAACGCTGAGAATATTTCATATTGAAGATGACGATGGTGACGCTAGACAAGTCAAACGTGATTGCACTAAAGAATTTGATACCGAGCATTTTACCTTAACCCGTGTTGATGCAATCGACGCTGCGCTGATAGCCTTAAAAGCGTCATATTACGATGTAATATTATTAGATTTAAACTTAGGTGATGGCCGCGGATTAGAAAACCTTCGAATAATTAAAGAACTGATCCCAGATACCCCAATCGTAGTGCTAAGTGGTCATGATGACACCAAAACAGCGCTTGACGCGATTCGTGGTGGCGCACAAGAGTATATAATAAAGTCGACTAACAACAGTCGCCACCTTGGTTTGGCCATATTGTCATCCATCGAACGTAAAGCTTATGAGCGGCATTTGTATCAATTAGCTAATCAAGATGAATTAACTGGTTTAAATAACAGACGAGCATTTAACAACTATCTAAGGCCTTGGTTAATTCGAGCGGCTCGCTGGCAGCGTACCGAAACGGTAATGTTTATGGATGTAAACGGCTTCAAACAAGTAAACGACACCTTAGGTCACGATGTTGGAGACTTATTGTTGCAACACATTGCCGCAACGCTGCGCGCGGGATTACGCGCAAGTGACATGCTGGCAAGGTTTGCTGGTGATGAATTTGTTGTGCACCTAGACGCACCATCTCACGAATCAGTAGAAATCAGTGCGAGTATTGCAGAAAAAATAAGTGCATTGTTTGAAGAAACAGTTTTGATAGCAGGTCATGAGATAAAAACCAGTGTCAGCATTGGCATCGCCTTTTATCCTGAACATGGCCAAGACACAGTATCACTTATTAAAAGTGCTGATAAAGCGATGTATCAAGCTAAAAAAGCGAAACTACCTTATGTTTTTTATCAACCTACTGAAGAGCTTAAGCTGGTACAGTAA
- a CDS encoding cupin domain-containing protein, whose translation MTLADRLIRYDDLKPCTNAFIDTRSPGSDKKENFTLIGPGVAENPDQHIHISIPHGFNIGGARQPAGCLNSQHSHLTEEFFVIHSGTWAFMSGVNGEDGKVIINEGDIISIPTDIFRGFENVGEGSAYLYAVLGSDDPGNVLWAPQVFDLAEKYGLILLDDGSLVDTTLGEKVPEGKQPMPVTSTEKIAEHRIVGDEEMESIVQRSDTFAWSKNTCLAQFDGVEEVALVGNKNIIEDLPASKLSWSHGFVVRGLKLQSNAVVPEHIRFEEEVIFVQQGKLDITVDGETLSLTKGDTFTTPIGAKRSFTQTGHGECILYITRRNDFPKAPAFI comes from the coding sequence ATGACATTAGCAGACAGATTGATCAGATATGATGACTTAAAACCTTGTACTAATGCTTTTATTGATACGCGCAGCCCTGGTAGTGATAAAAAAGAAAATTTTACCCTTATTGGGCCTGGTGTGGCAGAAAATCCCGACCAACATATACACATTTCGATTCCTCATGGTTTTAATATTGGCGGAGCTCGCCAGCCTGCAGGTTGCTTAAATTCTCAACATAGTCATTTAACTGAAGAGTTCTTTGTTATACATAGTGGCACATGGGCTTTTATGAGTGGTGTGAACGGTGAGGATGGAAAAGTTATAATAAACGAAGGTGACATTATTTCTATTCCAACAGATATTTTTCGTGGTTTCGAAAATGTGGGCGAAGGTAGCGCTTATTTGTATGCGGTTTTAGGCAGTGATGACCCAGGTAACGTATTATGGGCACCTCAAGTATTTGACCTTGCTGAAAAATATGGTTTGATCCTGCTAGATGACGGTAGCTTAGTAGACACAACTTTAGGTGAAAAAGTACCAGAAGGTAAGCAACCTATGCCCGTTACGTCAACAGAGAAAATTGCAGAACATCGTATTGTTGGCGACGAAGAAATGGAGTCAATTGTACAACGTAGTGATACTTTTGCTTGGTCAAAAAATACTTGTTTAGCACAGTTTGATGGCGTTGAAGAAGTCGCATTAGTCGGCAACAAGAATATAATCGAAGATTTACCTGCAAGTAAGTTGAGTTGGTCGCATGGCTTTGTTGTGCGAGGGCTAAAATTACAAAGTAATGCGGTAGTGCCTGAGCATATTCGATTCGAAGAAGAAGTGATTTTTGTTCAGCAAGGAAAGCTTGATATAACCGTAGACGGTGAAACACTTTCGCTGACAAAAGGCGATACTTTTACAACACCTATAGGCGCAAAGCGTTCATTTACACAAACGGGGCACGGTGAATGTATTTTATACATCACTCGCCGAAATGATTTTCCAAAAGCGCCTGCATTCATTTGA
- the hisD gene encoding histidinol dehydrogenase → MIKYLKKGKQEEEKKDFLQSVKTTVENILEDIEQDGDKAVAKYSETFDKWNPKSFRLTEEEIKACYEELDDSVIEDIKWAQTQVRNFAQIQRDSMKDVEVETLPGVILGHKHIPMESVGCYVPGGKYPLVASAHMSVVTAKVAGVKRVIAAAPPFNGKPSPAIVVAMDLAGADEIYCFGGVQAIAAMAIGTETIAPVDMIVGPGNAFVAEAKRQLFGRVGIDLFAGPTETLVIADESVDGELCAADLLGQAEHGPTSPAILLTNSEKLARDTMAEVERQLTILPTAEVAGAAWKDHGEVIVCDTYEEMVQVANDLAFEHVQIMTENIPYFKENMRNFGALFLGPETNVSYGDKCIGTNHTLPTRKAARYTGGLWVGKFIKTCTFQSATKEASVVVGEYCSRLCAVEGFAGHKEQADIRLRRYKG, encoded by the coding sequence ATGATTAAATACCTAAAAAAAGGCAAGCAAGAAGAAGAAAAAAAAGACTTCTTACAATCAGTTAAGACAACAGTAGAGAATATTCTTGAAGATATTGAACAAGATGGTGATAAAGCTGTTGCAAAATACTCTGAAACCTTCGATAAATGGAATCCGAAGTCATTCAGACTAACAGAAGAAGAAATTAAAGCCTGTTATGAAGAACTCGATGACAGTGTTATTGAAGATATTAAATGGGCACAAACGCAAGTGCGTAATTTTGCTCAAATTCAACGCGACTCAATGAAAGACGTTGAAGTAGAAACATTACCTGGCGTTATACTCGGCCACAAACATATACCAATGGAAAGTGTTGGCTGTTATGTGCCAGGTGGTAAATACCCATTAGTTGCATCTGCACACATGAGTGTTGTTACCGCTAAAGTTGCTGGTGTAAAACGTGTTATTGCTGCGGCGCCACCATTTAATGGCAAACCATCACCTGCAATTGTTGTTGCAATGGATTTAGCCGGCGCTGACGAAATATATTGTTTTGGTGGCGTACAAGCGATAGCGGCTATGGCTATTGGCACAGAAACAATTGCCCCTGTTGATATGATTGTTGGTCCAGGCAACGCTTTTGTTGCTGAAGCAAAACGCCAACTATTTGGTCGTGTAGGTATTGATTTATTTGCTGGTCCAACAGAAACATTAGTTATTGCCGATGAAAGTGTTGATGGCGAATTATGTGCTGCCGACCTACTAGGTCAAGCTGAGCATGGCCCTACATCGCCTGCCATATTATTGACTAATAGTGAGAAATTGGCACGCGATACTATGGCCGAAGTTGAAAGACAGTTAACTATTTTACCAACGGCAGAAGTTGCCGGTGCCGCATGGAAAGATCACGGTGAAGTTATTGTTTGTGATACCTACGAAGAAATGGTTCAAGTTGCTAACGACTTAGCTTTTGAACACGTACAAATAATGACTGAAAACATTCCATATTTTAAAGAGAATATGCGTAACTTTGGTGCCCTATTCTTAGGCCCAGAAACAAACGTTTCTTATGGTGACAAGTGTATTGGCACAAACCATACGCTTCCAACTCGTAAGGCAGCACGTTATACTGGCGGGTTATGGGTTGGTAAGTTTATTAAAACCTGTACATTTCAGAGCGCTACAAAAGAAGCATCGGTTGTTGTGGGTGAATATTGCTCAAGACTTTGTGCTGTTGAAGGGTTTGCTGGTCATAAGGAGCAAGCCGATATTCGTTTAAGAAGATATAAAGGGTAA
- a CDS encoding ester cyclase: MLTVIDKLYHQLKLSPANIEQYVHGDVAWRVSAPINDLLGSAEVISKFWQPLVTALPDIERKPFINIQSEYNDKEWIASTGYFVGTLSQPLWGIPANNKTLYLRYTELVELEDNKIKQCFIIVDFLDAMNQVGVNPLRKSLGHSGLIMPPSTMDGILRDKTPAQAAKKSEQLILDMLDELGRFDGKSLSSMKLENFWHPDFMWYGPAGIGTTRGIEGFRRDHQGPFVFSFPDRDVDHKATLVSDGNYVATGGWPHMHGTHSVGGWLGLPPCNKQLSLRVMDIWRREGDLLKENWVAIDIIDMCMQMGLDVFAMMKEQLGDNA, encoded by the coding sequence ATGTTAACGGTTATTGACAAGTTATATCATCAACTCAAATTATCCCCTGCTAACATTGAACAATATGTTCATGGCGATGTTGCTTGGCGTGTAAGCGCGCCCATTAATGACTTATTGGGTTCAGCTGAAGTAATAAGCAAGTTTTGGCAACCCCTAGTGACTGCCTTACCCGATATAGAACGTAAACCATTTATTAATATTCAAAGCGAATATAACGATAAAGAATGGATTGCAAGTACCGGGTATTTTGTTGGCACATTAAGCCAACCGCTTTGGGGAATTCCAGCGAACAATAAAACCTTATATTTACGCTATACCGAGCTGGTTGAGCTAGAAGATAACAAAATTAAGCAGTGCTTTATTATTGTAGATTTTCTTGATGCAATGAACCAAGTTGGCGTTAATCCACTAAGAAAAAGTTTAGGCCATAGTGGCTTAATTATGCCACCAAGCACAATGGACGGCATATTAAGAGATAAAACTCCCGCACAAGCTGCGAAAAAGTCTGAACAGTTAATACTTGATATGCTTGATGAATTAGGCCGATTCGACGGTAAATCACTATCAAGCATGAAGTTAGAGAACTTTTGGCACCCAGATTTTATGTGGTACGGCCCAGCGGGTATTGGAACTACTCGCGGCATTGAGGGCTTCAGAAGAGATCACCAAGGGCCTTTCGTTTTTAGCTTTCCAGACAGAGATGTCGACCATAAAGCTACCTTAGTATCTGACGGTAACTATGTCGCAACAGGTGGTTGGCCTCATATGCATGGTACGCATAGCGTAGGAGGTTGGTTAGGCTTACCGCCTTGTAATAAACAGCTATCGTTACGTGTAATGGATATTTGGCGCCGTGAAGGTGATTTACTTAAAGAAAACTGGGTTGCAATTGATATTATTGATATGTGCATGCAAATGGGTCTAGATGTATTTGCTATGATGAAAGAACAATTAGGTGATAATGCTTAA
- a CDS encoding SDR family oxidoreductase, with protein MSFNENLFTSKTILIAGAGKGIGLGCAVMAAKYGANVIAVARTKSDLDKLTELYPENITPWVMDVTSDAFYKRLRELPTLDGLVNNAGINRVGPMEEQSSENIDAVIDLNIRTLYKISQAAITPMKRSKCASIVNMSSQMGFVGSPGRTLYCMSKHAVEGVTKAMAVELAEHNIRVNTVAPTFVLTPMTEPMFEDEAFKNFVFNMIPLGRLAKVEDIANSCTFLLSDLASMITGTSIKVDGGWTAH; from the coding sequence ATGAGCTTTAATGAAAATTTATTCACAAGTAAAACGATATTAATTGCTGGTGCAGGTAAGGGTATTGGTTTGGGCTGTGCTGTTATGGCGGCTAAGTATGGCGCTAATGTTATTGCGGTAGCTCGAACAAAAAGTGATTTAGATAAATTGACTGAACTTTATCCTGAAAATATAACACCTTGGGTGATGGACGTAACAAGTGATGCTTTTTATAAAAGATTACGCGAATTACCCACTTTAGATGGTTTAGTTAATAATGCCGGCATAAACCGCGTTGGTCCTATGGAAGAGCAAAGCAGCGAAAATATAGATGCGGTGATCGATTTAAATATTCGAACACTTTATAAAATATCTCAAGCGGCGATTACGCCGATGAAGCGCAGCAAATGTGCGTCTATTGTAAATATGTCATCACAAATGGGTTTTGTTGGTTCACCTGGTCGTACTTTGTACTGTATGAGCAAACATGCGGTAGAAGGCGTGACTAAAGCGATGGCTGTTGAGTTAGCCGAGCATAATATTCGCGTAAATACTGTCGCTCCTACCTTCGTATTAACCCCAATGACTGAGCCGATGTTTGAAGACGAAGCTTTTAAAAACTTTGTTTTTAATATGATCCCCCTAGGCCGCTTAGCGAAAGTAGAAGATATCGCTAATAGCTGTACCTTCTTATTAAGTGATTTAGCTTCGATGATCACCGGCACTAGCATTAAAGTTGATGGTGGTTGGACTGCACATTAA